The following nucleotide sequence is from Mangifera indica cultivar Alphonso chromosome 17, CATAS_Mindica_2.1, whole genome shotgun sequence.
TACAATACAACCGACTACCCATGCGTGGCAATGTCTTTTGGCTCTAGGCCGATTTAAGTAAACTggaattaaagataataaaaaggCTCTTATTGAagcacataatttatttataccaggtattttaaatttaaacccGTTGCACTTATTTTTCGATGCATAAGATATGAAAAAAACGCGTCATCTCTTAACATCTTCACTACACTCCACAGTCCTCCGATACACAAAAGTCTAGGCAAACAAACctaaaaagttgaaactttaaacataaaatcaacAGATTTTGCATTTATCGGAAATGATAATTCAGTATCGGAAAAATCATGTtgtcttttaaaaaatgaacataaACCTTTTAATCATGTCATCAAGTTATATAGACCGAAATACGCACAAACAATTAATCATAAATACAGTAGCagtgaaaataattaaatgtaacTAGAAATGCATAATTCAGAGTTCAGTAACCACAGAAAATGAAAGTTTCAGAAaagataataacatatattgAAGATTGCATTTTAACCAGAAAGGATGAGGCGAAATCAGTCCCATACTCTCAGTTGGGAGATAGCTCACACTTTGTTCCATAGCTCATTAGACCGTCATGGATGGTCTATCTCAATCATCACAGGTTATCAATATAAATCCATTCAAATTCCATATGATGCCTAAGTTAACCCTGAGTGTTATCACTTTTTCCTTCTCATTCTGTGTCCACTCCACATGAAATAACCCTGCATACAGCTATAGAGTGCGCAAACTCACTGTTAAAGCACTGCAGAGACTCCGGAGCTTGATATATTAGCCAAGTGAGTTTCAAGCTTGCCctgtaatatataaaatacaatgaAATTACTGCTCAACAAGAAAAATTTGAGAATGAGAAAACGTAAGAACATTTTGCAAGTcagaaaacaaacaattaagaaTGAATCTTCCCAACAACAATCCCAGGACTTACGTGGTCAAGTTTTGCTTGGTCAATTGGTACCTTAAATTCTTGTATGTGTTAAGAGGCCTTGCATGCCGTGTCTGCTTCCAAGATCTTGATCAACATTAATAACTAATACTAGATAAAAACACAGAAACACTGGTGGGAAAAATAGTTAAGCCTTTTAATGCAAATAACATTAGACAAACAACCAGCACATGAAGAACCATTGGCTAACCACCATTCTTAAACTCTGGACAGGAACACTCAAGTGTGGTTCAGAAAAATGCTAAAACAGTTTTGATCTAATACAATACAAACAGATAAAGAATACTATGACAAAACAATCATCACATGCTTACACCAAATAACCCAGAAGCCAATGCTGTAACTAATCAATGATCAACCATATTTAAGTACATTAACTTTCTCCATGAAGACACTCACCCCTACGCAATTATAATTCTTTGGAAGAAAAATGACCTTCAGCAAAAACTATATTGAGAAGGAAAATGCACAGGTCAAAAGATCTGCACTTAGGAGAGAAGGGGGATTGAGTGGATGAGACTCATCAATAGCATGTTTGTGCAATTAAAACGAGAGTTCCATTTATTCAGGCAGATCATGCACCAAAAACATCATGTAAACTTTGGGTTTATGCagatatatgcataaaattatagcATTAgaaattgataataataagCCATTACAAACTGTTGCTTCAGTGTATACAAAATAGATGGCATTCTCTCTGTCTTGAAGGTCAAATTGAGATGTCCCAGGACCAAGCCCGAAaacaagggaaaaagaaatgacTACAGACTGGATGATTGCAGTGACTAGAACACACTGCAAATCATTCTTGCAGGTTCACTATTAACAATGAAAGACCTGTGCACATGCCTTCAATCAAGTAATTATTGTccaaaaatatacaattatataaaattaccgATCCAAACGGCCATGAGATATCTAGCATGAGCTCATAAGCATTTTCAACACAATTGAAAGACAGTGCACAGGTGATTGTTGTAGATGCTACATGATGGTGACGATAAAGTATAAATTTTGCATACATCAACTCCCATTGTGGTGATGAGTCAACTTGGCTACAGCAGAACTTAGCTTCACAAAAGGGGTAATGGATGGTGAGTGCTGTTTGCAGTTGTGCATGTGCACAAACAGACAAGATGTGTGGCATTCCAACAAAAGTTTGGTGGTTCATGAAACAGTTTGACCATAGCAAACAGATGCAATATAAAGATTCTTTGCCCATTTCTCCTGCAAAAAAGCCATGCGTGAATGGTTATGCTTCTAGAAAGAAATTTTGAGAATTTAAGAAAGCAAATAGATATAGAAAGCAGCTCAATAAAAATATGGAAAGTAAACAGTAAATTTGTATGATCTACCTTAACATGAGTACTAGGAAAAGCAGAAGTCCGCAAAGTCTCTTGAGTTTCATCAGCTGGCTTTCGTCTTGGAACACTGAGAACAAAAGCAGCCTGGTCCCAAGTTGCTGCAGTTGATGTGATACGGTAACCACTATCCCACCTCCGATGAATACCTTCACTAGGATACAGAAAATCTAGCTCCACAACCTGCAGTTGAGAGGAGGAGAATGTTATATTAGACATATTTCTAGCCACCAGAATGCATTCAGTTTGAGAGGACAGTTGCAAATCCCAAAATAGACCTGGTCAGAAAATCCAGCACCACGAGACATAACAATTGCCCATCTACTTCCAGCTGTGGCCATTGCAGTGACATAAAAACCCTCCctccattttttatttatccacTTAAATGGAAACGAATCACTGACTTTGTAGGATTGCTGCAAATACTGAGTCCCTAtacaaaagggaaaaataaaatctgtagaatcaaaaaaattttgaatcacATTAACAGCACCAATAGCGAAACTAACCTTTTGACATTACAACCAATGAGCTACCATTATTAGCTCCTGCTATTGCACTGATGTAGTAATTTTTCTCCCATTGTTCCATAATCCATTCCTTCAAAATATGTAAAGATTAACATGGTTAATTTGTTAAGTAAACATAACAAAATAGCATTTTAATGGAACACAATTATAGCCACCCTCACTGCTTGGTAAATTGCAAGATGTGATACACATCACTAAAGATTGAAAATTACTAGAATTTATATGGAATAAAAGAAACCTTGTGAAGGAAGTAGGGTGAGAGTTCATAAACTTGAGCACTAAAGCCAGTGCCTGCATCCATAATTAACGCCCACAGATTTGAACATGAAGCCACGCTACTGATAAATAGCCCATCTTCATTTCCTTTGTCAATATGTTGGGAGAGCCTCCCATCAGCCACGTTATAGTGATATCTGCAAAAGGCAAGGTGGGGCAATCATCAGATTTCTTGACCCTTCTATCACTAACTTGAAGAGCTTGGGAGTTGATTTAAGTAAATACCTTTGTTTCATAGGCCGACGAGCATTATAAACACTAATCCATTGAGTTGCAGGCATCCCCATGCGAACCTTCTTCTTTGGctgttcatcttcttcatcctcCATTGTCAATCGTCCTCTCTTATGTCCTACCTGATATATAAGCTTCACAGcacaaatatatacatcaaCTGGATTCCAAATCAgaatagcaaagaaaaaatatttgtagaaaatataaaacaaacagCCAATTAGTCAGAGAAAGACAGATGCAAGGGCATCACACTACCTTCTGTGCACCATCAGTGTTAATTGGCCTAATATCTGGATTTGGACCAACAATTCCATCGAAAAGGGAGATATATTTCGCATAATTGGGTTCCTCATCAAACTTCAAATTAACCACATACTCAACAAACTGCCGAAAAGGCTGAGGGCAAAAGCAACACAAGGTTTCTGGGGAAGTAGCCATCTTCTTCTTGCATACAAGGAATCCtttattttccccctaaagAAAACACTTTCATGGAgtgataaaaattaatcaaagcaTATCACCAATAATTTGAAAAGTGCAAACCTGATATCCTTGCCAAGGAAGTCGGCCacgaagaagaaaaatgagtgTGTATGCAAGAGACTCTAGGTCATCTCTCCTGCTGCCAGTTCTACCAAGATGAGCATGCACACTAGCATAGCGCACTGTTCCTCTGCACCAGTGAATCATggttattaaaacaacatttaagAAAACGAAGCTGTAACcgttataaataaacaaatttaatttcaccTGAAAACATCTGGGCGTTGGTCATATTCAACATGTTGGCCAGTTGAACTATCTCGCCACCTGGTAGCTGTAACATAACACAAATGACAAGATGCTAAAATGTTAGGTGTACAACTGCAACACAACACAGACAACAAGATGATGCATTATTAATTTTGACCATTCTGCACAAAGAAGACAGTATACGCTACAGCTTACCTAGCCCAAGGTCAACAAGAAAAAGCTTTTTCTCGGCAGGAGTTCCCGGAGGACCAAGCAAAAAATTCTCAGGTTTTACATCCCCATGCACATATCTGCTAAAGATGGAAACACTAGTATCATATTCATTGCACCAATACACAGCAACGATAGGTAGTAAAAGAATGGatctttattgattaaaattggcacttaataaataaattgaaagaaaCATTAAAAACTAAAGAGTATCACCCTCTAGAGTGCATCTTCTCCAGAATGGAAATTGCTTCAATAGCAATACATGCAACCATTTCAATTGACATCCTGAAtagaaagacaaaagaaaacatTTGATAAGGATTAAGTCTCCCATTCAGTGAATAGTTTTggattaaataacattttgttatcggtttaaaaaataacttacgTATGTGAATTGTTATTCCAAACATCCCATAAACTAGGTCCAAGCATATCCATAACCTGTATGCAATATCAGATGATAGTACAAAATCATTCTATGtgcagaaaaacaaaataaaaaataaagccTCTTGGTCTCATAATAGGAAGGGATTAAAGCAAGAAAATACCATGACATAGTAGTCGCCTTGCCGGCCCTTGAAATGAACTCGTGGCACGCCATGAGTGCCACCAAGTGCACTGTTTAAACAGCAGAAAAAGTGAAAGTTTTTCCTCACATATAACTTTTACAACAAGAACACAATACATGGAAAGAATAGGAAACAAGATAAAACAGAAGCCTCACTTGTAAACTTGCCACTCGTAAGGCGGTCCATAATTACACCCTTTACTACTTCTATGCTCAAATTTTAAGGCTACCTAGAAATTCACATAGAAAGAGTAAGTGCTTTACTATTGTAATTTAAGACAACAAAAGGAAAGCAATATTTGCAATCATATCATACCTCTAAAGCTCCTGGGCCAGTTCTTTCATTTGTTGGACTAATCCGCCGACCAACATAAACTTGTCCAAAGCCTCCTTTCCCCAGTTTTCTTTCTATTCTGTACATTGGGGAACCACCAACCTGAACCTGTTCTCGTGAATTAAAGTATTAGAATACCATAATGACATCAAAATCTTTTCAGTTCTCAATAATTCCTCATTGCTATGACTTATCTTCACACTGCATTTTTACTTATCAGCAcacaaataattgaaaaaaatggtagtcataaatttaaataacatgcCTTATTCGTTAATATTAAATACTGCTAAAATTCTCAAGCAACAGAAAACACgactaaaacaaaaagaaaatgaaattcgtGCATTTCTACCAATTTCACAACATTTCTTACCAACTATTCAAATAAGATTAgcaaaaaagttttaaaataggGTGAAATTTTTAACCTTCTCGGGAAGAGGAGCTGTGCTTCCTTCATCCTCAGCTCCGGCACCCTTATCTGCGCTACGGCCACCGCTGTCGTACTCACCCATCTTTTTCTCTGCAACTTGTTCTAGCAAAACCCTAGCCTCTTCGTTATCCTTCAACGGCGCTGTTTCCTGAACGTtcacaatattattattatcaccCTTCTTGTCATCAACAGCGACGATCGTGCTGCGTTTCGTCTTATTTTGTCCGTCTCTCCTTTGCTGTCGAGTTCGAACAGTCAGCTTCTtcctgttattattattattattaatgttatcgTCAATATTATTATCGGAGTGAGGTTGGTGTTGGCTTGGAGCTACAGGTTCCGGATTTGGGTTCGGGTTTCGGTTTACAGAGGCCCGATATCTGCGAGCTCTGCTGCGCAGTTCAGGCATCATACGGATGTAGTTCATCCATGAAGGAGAAGATTCACGAAACTTCTAGAATCATTGTCCGGACTCGATTCACTGATCAGAAAGATGACGACGACGTTGATGTGTTTGCTTTACGGAGATCAAAATGAGAATGGAGGGagaaaattaggttttggagaGTGAAAATTTTGGAGATCTATGGAGGGAAATAAAAAGATTGGGATTCTATTTGCCTACACAGACAGACGCGATGAAAGAGAAGCTCTTctattgttgattttttaattttatttttgaattaacaaaattttgtttgatttttagcTTTATGACtattattatttgttgataattatgaaattatcataataattataaaatatttagattagaACCAGATTGACTCTTGCCCCTATCTAAATCCaactcaaataattttaaatcgaattatgATTTGGGTATGATaattcaattcgagtttaagtaatttgtttctttgataatattatttcctTTAATGATACAATTCAGATCAAATTTAGATTGATCTTTATTAAAATacgatttaatttaattcgattcgaatttatttATCTCACTTAATGCAAATTCCAATATGTGGATAGAATTTAGAATGTATGTAGTAGGTTTTGGATTTTGGTTATTTAGGAGGTTATGGCCAATAACAAGTTGACATGTCATCAGAAATGAACACAACTTTCTTTGGTATCCTCCgcccaaaaaacaaaattataaattcataaagATGCATGTGAAGGGGACACAGCTGACCTTCCAACTTCTAGTATTCCTAGCAATGTTTGTGACTTCGAGTCGGATGTGATCCCTACTACTTAAAATAGGCTtgtaaattagattaaataaattaattttaaattaaatttaaatttaaatatttaaatttaagttttattccatcaaataaaatcaagttaGTTTTTATATGAGCCCGaaactcaattttataaaaatatcaaatttaagttaaaaattaattctttaattttgatctaatctttaattaacatttatttGAATTCGGTTTGAATCGATTTCTGTCATAACTTTGATTAGCAATAatcttttgtttattaaattgttaTAAAGTTTACAATTATGGTTTCACATTCTTTTGTGTTATATTGCAAAAGAAATTAGATGGTGTATGGCCTATTAAAGCAACgttaaaaaactaactatttGCATGTGGCTGTTTTTCTAATCTGTAGGTAGGTTTGCTAAGAAAAATTAAACGGGTATCatcaaaaagtttaattattttattatttttattcagttataataatatttaacttctcaaacaatatcgttttaatatagtttaattgaCTTCTTATTCTATATTAATCTTCTTTACCTTCTTAAATGAcgttattttttaacatttttaatattcatcTTATTTATTACAACGGTAACAATAATAAGGTTAAGTCAATATGGcatttatagatttaaaaattgaattataaatttttaaatatataaaaaagttaaattagtatatttaaaatagtatcaaagtatattaaatttatttaagtacttaaaattatatgtacataaaaatgcttaaaaataaatacagaaTAGGTGAAAATGCTTTCCAATATTTGCTTTGTCGTTCATCAAATTGTTGAAGACGGGCCTGTTGCTTTTTCTTAAAGTGAAATATGGATTGATTTCATTTTGTAACCTAACCCAATTGTCCAACTAAAGCAGCCCAATCCATCATCTTAACCCAAACTTTTGTGTATGGGCTTTAGCAGAGCGAGGAGTAGCACAATCTAAACAATCCCCTACTGGCTTATTCTAATACATCCTCCGCCACacattaattattcttttaaatcaAGTTGCGTGCATTAACAATTTCCATTGGTGATTATGAAATAAAgggaaaatatcatatttttatattatttgataaatcaaataatataatattaatatttctaaaataaaaaaattatgtgtacacagttttaaatatataattatgcatataattaatgttttattatgtgattaagtaattttaaattaataataaaataatacacaatcatatgatgacacattaactgtatacttaaaaatgtgtacacatagcattactcttatccaatgtttttaaaacagGACCAGTAATAAAATCGATTGTCTCATCGATTCATGATTCGATCAATTTGATCGATTCAATCAGGGAATCAACcggttcaatttattattaaattataataaataaattttgcttaaaaatttataaaaaaataaaatcaatcaagatactcACATTTATGTGGATTAGAATATATTCTTGTTAAGAagaaacaattatttatttaatttcaataaaacaattaaaataaaaaaaatttcaatctcatgatatagaaaaaaaatataattctataaattattgtttatagaagacatttcaatagatataaaatatttttttcttttttattttattttttaacttatgtcTCTTTACAAACCTTTAGAAATTTatccaatctaataaaaaataattaaattactcaaaaataattaaaatttcaaaaaatattcaaaattttggtcaaaccaaatttttaccTTTGACCGGTTCAATTAAAAAactgttttttatattaaccagACCAGACTTAGAACTGGTTTCCAGTTGAACAAGTCGATTCGGTTTTAAAATCATTGCTCTCACCAGAATAATTTCATATTCTTTAAACCAAATacaatctaataataataacaataaaattatacgtatatattttttatacataattttaaaatatatatgatgtatcatcgtataattgaattattttaaaattaaaataaataatattcaattatataataacattttattatgtacgtgtatatatatatatatatatatatatatatatatatatatatatatataataataaatggaCCCATAGAGTAATTACCAGAATATGGATGCATTAAATAGAAGGCATACATGATATAGCTTCGTTCACCTAAAATAGGAATGCAATAAaacacaatattattttaatcaataaaattatatgtacgtaatttaaatatatagatgatatatcattatatgattgaatattttgaattaaagataaaataatattcaatcatatgataatatattatctgtatatctaaattatgtattaaaaatatatacatataatattattctattttaatatCTCCTCACTCCTCACATTAGAATGAATGATTTGTTACGTTACTAATACGTGATAACACGGTATTTTTATCCCTAACACAaagtttattagaatttttatggTTTCTATTACAACTAAAAATTCTAAAGCATTCTTAAACCGTTGATATAAAAGAAGATGCCAATTCCAACTATAACTAAATTAAACCCGAACGATCTTAATGTCTCTGTATGTTTTCCATTATCTATCACCATGAAGTAAATATGAGCGCATTAAAGTTTTTCTGAAGTGCTGGTTATCGCAGTGCCACCGAAAGTTAGAATTAACAAAAAGAGGCCGCACTTTTTCCTGCTTTTCTACAGGAAACATGTGAATAAACgcctctctctatatatatataaaaaaaaaatctgatgaCTCACAGGGTTGAATCGGTATCTTGTGATCTTTGTATATATGATATCGACCTGTCTGTTGTTTCAGGAAAAGGTTAATCGAAAACCGGCGTCTTCATATTCGTTAATCTGTTTTCCAATGGAAAAAATATGGGAACCCTATTAACTACCGAATTTATGCGGTTGCAATAGTCCATCTCGTGAATGTTGATATGATATCTTCAAATATacttaattcattaattttataatgtgGGCCATGGGTAAAAAAtggttttgttttcaataaagaacaaaaatcttCCAATATATTCATGAAAAGTCTAGCTTTTCCGGGACCTCCCTGGCTCATACGTTAATGGCTGACGTGCTACTTCTCCTAGTCCACATATTTTTCCTCAGGCTTCTAGAGAAAACAGAAAGCCTGTATAAATTAATCAATGCAGCATACAAACTTCTACCCTTCAGTGAAAATCAGATCCTCCATGGCACCAATAAGCGGGGAAACCATTGGCTCAAACCCTAACAATCCCAACAAAGCAGCCCACTGCAAGCCCCGGCTTCCAATAGAAAATCTCCAGAGAACAATCTCCGATATCTCATTTGAGCTGACCAAAGTAGCCATTGACACAGACTCTCTTCCGGGCATTACGGAGGTGGAGGAAGCCACGTGTGAGTGCTGTGGCATGTGTGAAGAGTGCACAGCCGAGTACGTGAATCAAGTGCGAGAAAAGTTTTCAGGAAAAATGTTATGTGGGTTGTGTTCAGAGGCTGTGAACGGGGAGATGGAGAAGAACGGAGGGAGAAGAGAAGAGGCTTTGAACAATCACATGAGCGCCTGTGTGAGGTTTAACAGATTTGGGAGGGCAAATCCGGTGCTGTTCCAAGCTGAGGCGATGAGAGAGATGTTGAGGCGTTCAAAGATCAGGGCTAAGTCTATGAGCCCTAGGGAGAAGGGTGGCCAGAAAAAAGGAGCCATTGCAAGGAGCTCCAGTTGTATATCGACAATCACGAAGGACTGGTCAATTCAGATGCCGAAATAGTTATGAATTTCTGTGTTGCTTCAGTATAATTTCAATTGTCATTGCTTCCTATACTTGCAATCTATCCTTACCAGTTGCTTTATATGTATAATACAAGAACTGTATTTCTTAATTTCCCTTGCATGATACTGACGTACGCATGATATTTTTCATACGTTCGGCACagtatataattcatatatataaatgcagTGTACAGATTCCCAGTATTCAAATTCAGTCATTCATCAGTCGCAACCATAAAAGGCCAGCTGGACCAAATTAACGATCAATGGTGGCCGCAAGCTGCAAGTCGGCTCCTCGCTTTTTCTCTATAAACTATAATTCCCCTacatgttcatatatatatatatatatataaaaggattAACCTGGTGCCAACTTCATCACCAATTGAGAACGAGAGAGTGTTGATGGACTTCATGTGCACTGCATGGCGGTGATGAAGAGATTCATAATTGACTACGGTTATCAGGTTATGTCCCCTtttgaaaagacaaaacatatttcccacctaaggtttgaggAAATGACATATTCCCCccattaagtttcaaaaagctATATTTTCACCCGTTATCTATTTCTAGTGAATTCCATTAAGTGAAAAGACaagaaagttattttttataagtttgtttatattatcttattctttctattttctattttctctttatactttttatttatctttttttctttatttttatcttcttttctcAAAAGTTTTAGAAACACActgtaatttataaaaatacttaaggtgttaaggaaaaattttagaggattttacaaattttaaaagaagtttcaacacgtttttaaacattttaatctttcaatttatGTATTGTTAGctttaaaagtaataattatatttcaaaaaattgattaaaatataataatttaaaattaattagagttttgataatttttaaaaaatataaatgataaaaatttaatcaagtAAGACTATATTAGGTCGGAAATAGTCATCTACCTTTAATAAGGATTCgattaatcaatttttgaatctttactttaatatttaaaaatttattttttattcaaattatctttataattttgatttatatgataCTGTTTTGTGTCATGTGAAGGTCAATTTAAAGACCCTCAATAATATTATCGACCGATTGTTACCATCAAAGTGGAGCTTGGCGCCCGACATTTAAAGATGAATAATTCATTGAAAATTTCTTCCTTGgagaaaagaaacaaatcaGGAGTGCATGCATACCGATGTTCCTGTTAATCACCTCATCTAGACTAATTttataagcaaaattttttaaaagaagtgAAAGCTTACTGATTGATCCGGGCCACTAACTAACTATCAACACAAAAACCctacaaattttaaaagagatCGAGACCCTCATTCAAGGGAAATGGTCGGCAATTCGTCTGCCATACTTCATTTCATTAACAAGAAAAAGTGAATATTAACAACTTTCCACGATTAAGTTTGATTCATTTGAGTTAAacgtttaataatattaaaaaaaaattatcaaaaaagaaaaattgttgacaAAATGAGCCCTAATGTGTCAATATAggagatataaatttttttatataattcaattctaTGATTCAAAATCCCACTTACacaatagattttttaaaatttgtatacagAAGGAAGGgtatgtctttttcttttttctcatatttttttatcttaataagtCCTTTATATTTAAAGGATTTGAAATGAGAAGTTacatttaaactcaaatagGAATAGcaatagttttcaaattaaaaaattatcctatttaaattaaactaaaagggaatattaactaaaaaaaaaaggggttttCATTTATTGTCATGGAGGAATAGAAAATTCATTCTGGAAGACCATGAATAGATTTATTGTTAAGCAGAAGTTTCTCACTTTTCTTGTCGTATGATGAACAAGGAATGTTTCTTAGTCGTTAATCCTAACCCTATTGTTGCTTTTGAGTTGCAAAAGTCTGGATAGATTTCCTTGAGAAGATTCTTAGTTATTAGGAAGACATCTGTAGGCAAGAAAataccaaatatatatttaataaatgaaagatatagtaatatttaatcacgtgataacacattatatatgtttatatttatgtatcaaaaaatgaatacacataatattgtccTTATTAATATCATGGGAAGGCTGGCTTAAAAAGAAGTGGGGATGAAATGGGCGTGGGTGGCTAATATATATGGCTAACCATGTACAAGAGAGTGTAAAGCCCTGgaaaatggagaagaagaaagcaTGCCGGTGTGACAAAGACCATACTCTGTATATTCCTTCGATAAAGAGATCGTGGGTTTAGAGTGAGAAAGTATGCGCACCAGGCACCATGAGTGCATCTGCAATGTGAAGACACTCACATTCTCTCTCTCAGCTCTCTTCTTTATTCAGCCTGTTTCTAAACCctactctt
It contains:
- the LOC123200411 gene encoding casein kinase 1-like protein HD16 isoform X3; this translates as MNYIRMMPELRSRARRYRASVNRNPNPNPEPVAPSQHQPHSDNNIDDNINNNNNNRKKLTVRTRQQRRDGQNKTKRSTIVAVDDKKGDNNNIVNVQETAPLKDNEEARVLLEQVAEKKMGEYDSGGRSADKGAGAEDEGSTAPLPEKVQVGGSPMYRIERKLGKGGFGQVYVGRRISPTNERTGPGALEVALKFEHRSSKGCNYGPPYEWQVYNALGGTHGVPRVHFKGRQGDYYVMVMDMLGPSLWDVWNNNSHTMSIEMVACIAIEAISILEKMHSRGYVHGDVKPENFLLGPPGTPAEKKLFLVDLGLATRWRDSSTGQHVEYDQRPDVFRGTVRYASVHAHLGRTGSRRDDLESLAYTLIFLLRGRLPWQGYQGENKGFLVCKKKMATSPETLCCFCPQPFRQFVEYVVNLKFDEEPNYAKYISLFDGIVGPNPDIRPINTDGAQKVGHKRGRLTMEDEEDEQPKKKVRMGMPATQWISVYNARRPMKQRYHYNVADGRLSQHIDKGNEDGLFISSVASCSNLWALIMDAGTGFSAQVYELSPYFLHKEWIMEQWEKNYYISAIAGANNGSSLVVMSKGTQYLQQSYKVSDSFPFKWINKKWREGFYVTAMATAGSRWAIVMSRGAGFSDQVVELDFLYPSEGIHRRWDSGYRITSTAATWDQAAFVLSVPRRKPADETQETLRTSAFPSTHVKEKWAKNLYIASVCYGQTVS
- the LOC123200411 gene encoding casein kinase 1-like protein HD16 isoform X2; amino-acid sequence: MNYIRMMPELRSRARRYRASVNRNPNPNPEPVAPSQHQPHSDNNIDDNINNNNNNRKKLTVRTRQQRRDGQNKTKRSTIVAVDDKKGDNNNIVNVQETAPLKDNEEARVLLEQVAEKKMGEYDSGGRSADKGAGAEDEGSTAPLPEKVQVGGSPMYRIERKLGKGGFGQVYVGRRISPTNERTGPGALEVALKFEHRSSKGCNYGPPYEWQVYNALGGTHGVPRVHFKGRQGDYYVMVMDMLGPSLWDVWNNNSHTMSIEMVACIAIEAISILEKMHSRGYVHGDVKPENFLLGPPGTPAEKKLFLVDLGLATRWRDSSTGQHVEYDQRPDVFRGTVRYASVHAHLGRTGSRRDDLESLAYTLIFLLRGRLPWQGYQGENKGFLVCKKKMATSPETLCCFCPQPFRQFVEYVVNLKFDEEPNYAKYISLFDGIVGPNPDIRPINTDGAQKLIYQVGHKRGRLTMEDEEDEQPKKKVRMGMPATQWISVYNARRPMKQRYHYNVADGRLSQHIDKGNEDGLFISSVASCSNLWALIMDAGTGFSAQVYELSPYFLHKEWIMEQWEKNYYISAIAGANNGSSLVVMSKGTQYLQQSYKVSDSFPFKWINKKWREGFYVTAMATAGSRWAIVMSRGAGFSDQVVELDFLYPSEGIHRRWDSGYRITSTAATWDQAAFVLSVPRRKPADETQETLRTSAFPSTHVKEKWAKNLYIASVCYGQTVS
- the LOC123200411 gene encoding casein kinase 1-like protein HD16 isoform X1 encodes the protein MNYIRMMPELRSRARRYRASVNRNPNPNPEPVAPSQHQPHSDNNIDDNINNNNNNRKKLTVRTRQQRRDGQNKTKRSTIVAVDDKKGDNNNIVNVQETAPLKDNEEARVLLEQVAEKKMGEYDSGGRSADKGAGAEDEGSTAPLPEKVQVGGSPMYRIERKLGKGGFGQVYVGRRISPTNERTGPGALEVALKFEHRSSKGCNYGPPYEWQVYNALGGTHGVPRVHFKGRQGDYYVMVMDMLGPSLWDVWNNNSHTMSIEMVACIAIEAISILEKMHSRGRYVHGDVKPENFLLGPPGTPAEKKLFLVDLGLATRWRDSSTGQHVEYDQRPDVFRGTVRYASVHAHLGRTGSRRDDLESLAYTLIFLLRGRLPWQGYQGENKGFLVCKKKMATSPETLCCFCPQPFRQFVEYVVNLKFDEEPNYAKYISLFDGIVGPNPDIRPINTDGAQKLIYQVGHKRGRLTMEDEEDEQPKKKVRMGMPATQWISVYNARRPMKQRYHYNVADGRLSQHIDKGNEDGLFISSVASCSNLWALIMDAGTGFSAQVYELSPYFLHKEWIMEQWEKNYYISAIAGANNGSSLVVMSKGTQYLQQSYKVSDSFPFKWINKKWREGFYVTAMATAGSRWAIVMSRGAGFSDQVVELDFLYPSEGIHRRWDSGYRITSTAATWDQAAFVLSVPRRKPADETQETLRTSAFPSTHVKEKWAKNLYIASVCYGQTVS
- the LOC123200997 gene encoding uncharacterized protein LOC123200997; translated protein: MAPISGETIGSNPNNPNKAAHCKPRLPIENLQRTISDISFELTKVAIDTDSLPGITEVEEATCECCGMCEECTAEYVNQVREKFSGKMLCGLCSEAVNGEMEKNGGRREEALNNHMSACVRFNRFGRANPVLFQAEAMREMLRRSKIRAKSMSPREKGGQKKGAIARSSSCISTITKDWSIQMPK